The following are encoded in a window of Sutcliffiella horikoshii genomic DNA:
- a CDS encoding ASCH domain-containing protein, producing MKKMTLWGRDEHDDRLVLEVIRGKKTATCTPKVWYYDSPEEPPTEVGDYVAVYDQQGKHRCTILITENYEIRFGDVDEKIAKAENTNSIEEFRKDHVVSWEDALRQEGNGLDDNTVIVVEHFELVEKL from the coding sequence ATGAAAAAAATGACGTTATGGGGAAGAGATGAACATGACGATAGATTGGTTTTAGAAGTCATTAGAGGAAAGAAAACTGCAACATGTACACCAAAAGTTTGGTATTATGATTCCCCAGAAGAACCACCCACAGAAGTAGGTGATTACGTAGCGGTATATGATCAACAGGGGAAACACAGGTGTACCATCTTGATTACCGAAAATTATGAGATACGTTTTGGAGATGTGGACGAGAAGATTGCGAAAGCAGAAAACACTAATTCAATAGAGGAGTTTCGCAAAGACCACGTCGTTAGCTGGGAAGATGCGTTACGACAAGAGGGTAATGGATTAGATGATAATACGGTTATTGTAGTAGAGCACTTTGAGTTAGTGGAGAAATTGTAG
- a CDS encoding MBL fold metallo-hydrolase — protein MSQDMNYSDDNKFIPVTSIASHSGKHVTLDLYYYTNQVVNICIYGNSEGWVLIDTGMPKSAGEILSVVENYLGKGARPKAIILTHGHFDHVGASVELVRHWGVPVYAHELELPYLTGKSDYPEPDPSVEGGLVAKVSSYFPNESTDLSGHIQALPADGTVPGMEGWRWVHTPGHSPGHVSLFRESDHILIAGDAFVTVRQDSLYKVLVQQQEVCGPPRYFTTDWHAALESVKKLESLNPQVAVTGHGPAMEGEELANGLTKLVQDFESVAIPDYGKYV, from the coding sequence ATGTCTCAAGATATGAACTATAGCGATGACAACAAATTTATCCCAGTGACCTCCATCGCCTCACATAGTGGGAAACATGTCACCTTGGATTTGTATTACTATACGAACCAAGTGGTGAATATTTGCATCTATGGAAACTCGGAGGGCTGGGTGCTGATTGATACAGGCATGCCGAAGTCTGCCGGAGAGATTCTTTCTGTGGTGGAGAACTATTTAGGAAAAGGTGCCCGCCCGAAAGCAATCATCTTAACGCACGGTCATTTCGATCATGTTGGGGCATCGGTGGAGTTGGTGCGGCATTGGGGAGTTCCGGTGTATGCGCATGAGCTGGAGCTTCCTTACCTGACCGGCAAAAGCGATTATCCTGAGCCGGACCCGAGTGTAGAAGGTGGACTCGTTGCGAAAGTGTCCTCCTATTTTCCCAACGAATCAACGGATCTTAGCGGACATATCCAGGCGCTGCCTGCGGATGGGACTGTACCGGGTATGGAGGGTTGGCGCTGGGTTCACACGCCAGGTCACTCGCCCGGGCACGTCTCCCTGTTCCGCGAGTCAGACCACATCCTCATCGCAGGGGATGCCTTTGTCACGGTGAGGCAGGACTCGCTCTATAAAGTGCTTGTGCAGCAACAGGAAGTATGCGGGCCGCCCAGGTATTTTACAACGGATTGGCACGCGGCATTGGAATCGGTGAAAAAATTAGAATCATTAAATCCGCAAGTTGCTGTCACTGGTCATGGACCTGCTATGGAAGGGGAAGAGTTGGCCAATGGACTCACAAAACTTGTACAAGACTTTGAATCAGTCGCCATCCCGGACTATGGAAAATATGTATAA
- a CDS encoding zinc-dependent alcohol dehydrogenase, translated as MKAVTYQGKNTVVVKTVEAPKIQDREDVIIRITSTAICGSDLHLYQGNFPLPIGYIIGHEPMGIVEEVGPDVTKVKKGDRVVIPFTVACGRCHYCEQELESQCDNSNPHYDSGGYFGYSEKFGNHPGGQAEYLRVPFGNFTPFLIPEDCELEDESLLLLSDVLPTAYWSVVNAGVKEGDTVIVLGCGPVGLMAQQFAWQQGAKRVIAVDYIGNRLQHSKQHMQTEVFDFTQYDDMGETLKELTKGGADVVIDCVGMDGKKSPLEWVEQKMKLQGGTLGPIQIATKAVRKAGTLQITGVYGGLYNMFPLGPFFSRNINIRMGQAPARHFMPHLYDQIKSGKIDPTKIITHKMSLDEAAHGYDIFNKKEDDCIKVILKP; from the coding sequence ATGAAAGCAGTCACTTACCAAGGGAAAAACACAGTAGTCGTAAAAACAGTAGAAGCCCCGAAAATTCAAGACCGTGAAGACGTGATTATTAGGATAACGTCCACGGCCATCTGTGGATCAGATTTGCACCTGTATCAAGGGAACTTTCCGTTGCCAATCGGCTATATTATCGGGCACGAACCGATGGGGATTGTGGAGGAAGTGGGCCCGGATGTGACAAAGGTGAAAAAGGGCGACCGCGTTGTCATCCCATTTACCGTCGCGTGCGGGAGATGCCATTATTGCGAACAAGAGTTGGAAAGCCAATGTGATAACTCTAATCCGCACTATGACTCTGGAGGCTATTTCGGCTATTCCGAGAAATTCGGAAATCACCCAGGAGGACAAGCAGAATACCTGCGGGTGCCGTTTGGCAACTTTACCCCATTCCTGATCCCGGAGGACTGTGAGCTGGAGGATGAATCACTCCTCCTTTTATCGGACGTTTTGCCAACTGCCTACTGGAGCGTGGTGAATGCAGGTGTGAAAGAGGGAGACACGGTCATTGTCCTAGGCTGTGGACCAGTAGGACTCATGGCTCAGCAATTTGCCTGGCAACAAGGCGCCAAACGAGTCATCGCCGTTGATTATATCGGCAACAGGCTCCAGCATTCCAAGCAACACATGCAAACAGAAGTCTTCGATTTCACCCAATACGACGACATGGGCGAAACCCTTAAGGAACTGACCAAAGGCGGAGCAGACGTTGTTATCGACTGTGTTGGGATGGACGGGAAAAAGTCTCCACTAGAGTGGGTGGAGCAAAAAATGAAACTCCAAGGCGGGACACTTGGACCGATTCAAATCGCAACCAAAGCGGTGAGAAAAGCAGGGACTCTGCAAATTACTGGTGTGTATGGTGGATTGTACAACATGTTCCCGCTAGGGCCGTTTTTCAGCCGGAACATCAATATCAGAATGGGGCAGGCGCCGGCGCGTCACTTTATGCCTCACCTATATGATCAAATTAAGAGTGGGAAGATTGATCCGACTAAGATCATTACACATAAAATGTCGCTAGATGAAGCAGCACACGGATACGACATTTTTAACAAAAAAGAAGATGACTGTATTAAGGTGATTTTGAAGCCTTGA
- a CDS encoding PadR family transcriptional regulator — protein MTETAFYILLSLTEPRHGYGIIKHVEEISSGRIRLGSGTIYGTLTKMQKDGVITVFADAERKTVYEITDSGKELITAEIERLKELHGNALKYEGEFL, from the coding sequence ATGACAGAAACGGCGTTCTATATTTTGTTGTCATTGACAGAGCCGCGACATGGCTATGGCATTATCAAGCATGTTGAGGAAATCTCGTCCGGCCGAATCCGTTTAGGATCTGGAACCATCTATGGAACGCTGACAAAAATGCAAAAGGACGGCGTCATCACCGTATTTGCAGATGCCGAGCGAAAGACGGTGTACGAAATCACCGATAGCGGAAAAGAGCTGATCACAGCAGAAATAGAGAGGCTAAAGGAGCTTCACGGAAACGCATTGAAGTACGAGGGGGAATTCCTATGA
- a CDS encoding DUF2812 domain-containing protein, with the protein MKSIIKPLWSYDVQKTEQWLTDQAKEGYHLKELRRFKRRFTFEKSLPKDVTYRIGYDKIKPATLSNTMRNDGWEKVTKTGKWYVIANERPEGKVTTSTSRDAIIKRNNFIFYGFMAILIYITGAMLMNLALFTTIYFASNGNVERVESPFWIITYIGSALATAFYFFMIYSVWKIKRANKALSQESQTTYAPHHTLEKKNLTKAEEKQLKREGLIIKRRKFGWMYSPDKLEKWLEQQATEGNRLHRVNKLGTTFYFRKGEPQHIKYSADYQNLSNDTYFEIHRQAGWKDIFSSKGAIQKWTIWSKEYEEGETPPALYSDKTHKLKQAKKVALSYTVLFLPLVLMYLFIASMNISYMFRKEEAWTLHDTNTIMFFICILVFGTFITKTWMYYMRLRRA; encoded by the coding sequence ATGAAATCAATCATTAAACCACTATGGAGTTATGATGTGCAAAAAACAGAACAATGGCTCACCGACCAAGCGAAGGAAGGTTATCACCTAAAAGAACTGCGCCGCTTCAAACGACGCTTCACATTCGAAAAGTCCCTACCCAAAGACGTTACCTACCGAATCGGTTATGACAAAATAAAACCCGCAACCCTGTCCAACACCATGCGCAACGACGGCTGGGAAAAAGTGACAAAAACCGGCAAGTGGTATGTCATCGCAAACGAGAGACCAGAGGGAAAAGTGACCACTTCCACTAGTCGCGACGCCATCATCAAACGAAACAACTTTATTTTTTACGGATTCATGGCTATACTCATCTACATAACAGGTGCAATGCTGATGAACCTCGCCCTCTTTACAACAATCTATTTCGCAAGCAACGGAAATGTGGAAAGAGTGGAAAGTCCTTTTTGGATCATCACCTACATTGGCTCAGCGCTAGCAACCGCCTTCTACTTTTTCATGATCTACTCCGTCTGGAAAATAAAGAGGGCAAACAAAGCACTATCACAAGAGAGTCAAACAACCTATGCCCCACACCACACCCTAGAAAAGAAAAACCTTACCAAAGCAGAAGAAAAACAACTAAAACGGGAGGGATTGATCATCAAACGCCGTAAGTTCGGTTGGATGTACTCGCCGGACAAACTTGAAAAATGGCTAGAGCAACAAGCTACTGAAGGAAACCGCCTTCACCGCGTCAACAAACTAGGCACCACATTCTATTTTAGAAAAGGCGAACCGCAACACATCAAATACAGTGCCGACTATCAAAACCTCTCGAACGATACCTATTTCGAGATTCATAGACAAGCAGGTTGGAAGGATATATTCAGCTCCAAGGGTGCCATCCAAAAATGGACCATCTGGAGCAAGGAATATGAAGAAGGCGAAACACCACCAGCCTTATACAGCGACAAAACACACAAGCTCAAACAGGCAAAGAAAGTCGCCCTTTCCTATACCGTTCTATTCCTGCCATTGGTGCTAATGTACCTCTTCATTGCCAGTATGAACATTAGCTACATGTTCCGAAAAGAAGAGGCCTGGACCTTACATGATACAAATACCATTATGTTTTTCATCTGTATCCTCGTGTTTGGAACATTCATCACGAAGACTTGGATGTATTATATGAGGTTGAGGAGAGCTTGA
- a CDS encoding helix-turn-helix transcriptional regulator, producing MKNRIKDLRKAAKMTQEDLAVQVGVSRQSIIAIESGKYNPSLELAYNISKVFDCIIEEVFILEEGGEE from the coding sequence TTGAAAAATCGGATTAAAGATCTGCGCAAAGCTGCGAAGATGACGCAAGAGGACTTAGCTGTACAGGTAGGCGTCTCGAGACAGTCCATCATCGCGATTGAATCGGGAAAGTACAATCCATCACTTGAACTAGCATATAACATTTCAAAGGTATTCGATTGCATCATTGAAGAGGTCTTTATTTTAGAAGAAGGGGGAGAGGAATGA
- a CDS encoding DUF6429 family protein, giving the protein MRRSWKGYDFDALNQLSEQDLLRGGTRSKSVYLTEAGIEEAEKLVKKYIGQIDSN; this is encoded by the coding sequence ATGAGACGAAGTTGGAAAGGGTACGACTTTGATGCCTTAAACCAATTAAGCGAACAGGACCTTCTCCGTGGAGGAACCCGTTCGAAATCCGTGTATCTAACAGAAGCGGGGATAGAAGAGGCAGAAAAATTAGTGAAAAAGTATATTGGACAAATAGACAGCAACTAA
- a CDS encoding GrpB family protein: MRKTNIQPWTKEWEIAYDREQKLLKEILKDELVNIFHIGSTSLPAIGYAKPIIDMLIVVKDIEKVDRYNEALRKVGYEPKGENGIAGRRYFPKGKPNRTHHVHIFQVGNEHIQTHLDFKMYLMAHPEDAKAYGELKLKLARQFPEDHHKYQEGKQEFVNGLVEKARSWGASR, encoded by the coding sequence TTGAGGAAAACCAACATTCAACCATGGACCAAAGAATGGGAAATCGCATATGACCGAGAACAAAAGCTGTTAAAAGAAATACTAAAAGATGAATTAGTAAACATCTTTCACATCGGAAGTACATCTTTACCGGCAATCGGTTATGCCAAACCCATCATTGATATGTTGATAGTGGTAAAAGATATTGAAAAAGTTGATCGGTACAATGAAGCGTTACGAAAAGTGGGGTATGAACCGAAAGGCGAGAATGGGATCGCAGGGAGAAGGTACTTCCCAAAAGGCAAGCCAAATAGAACACACCATGTACATATCTTTCAGGTCGGTAATGAACATATACAAACACATCTGGATTTCAAAATGTATCTAATGGCACACCCTGAAGACGCAAAAGCATATGGAGAATTGAAACTTAAATTAGCAAGGCAGTTTCCTGAAGACCATCATAAGTATCAAGAGGGGAAGCAGGAGTTTGTGAATGGGTTGGTCGAGAAGGCAAGGAGTTGGGGTGCGAGTAGATGA
- a CDS encoding GNAT family N-acetyltransferase translates to MAQISIQELTTKNMYKCLKLKLAEDQVNRIAPNVYSIAESKVNPNFTPYAIHLDEEVIGFVMTDYDPNEIEERKYWIPRFMIDVSYQSRGHGKEAMQQVVEMFKKNDDCHYIGLSTEPDNYSALRFYESLGFVNTGEMLEESEVILLLKV, encoded by the coding sequence ATGGCTCAAATATCAATTCAAGAATTAACGACGAAAAACATGTATAAATGCCTAAAACTAAAGTTAGCGGAGGATCAAGTTAATCGAATTGCACCTAATGTATATTCAATAGCAGAGTCTAAGGTGAATCCCAATTTTACACCGTACGCAATACATTTGGATGAGGAAGTTATAGGTTTTGTGATGACGGATTATGATCCAAACGAGATTGAAGAGAGGAAGTATTGGATTCCTAGGTTTATGATTGATGTCTCTTATCAAAGTAGGGGACACGGGAAAGAGGCGATGCAACAAGTCGTAGAAATGTTCAAAAAGAATGATGATTGTCATTATATCGGCCTCTCAACAGAGCCAGATAATTATTCGGCACTTCGATTCTATGAGTCACTTGGATTCGTAAACACAGGCGAGATGTTAGAGGAAAGTGAAGTTATTTTACTATTAAAAGTTTAA
- a CDS encoding DUF2500 domain-containing protein, whose translation MVDPYQMSTGGDPMFQFVPIFIGIIFVIVIGSILISVFKGVGEWQKNEQSPRLSVPAVVTSKRMDVTKRSNMHHHNDTHHHHSSSTHTKYFVTFEFESGDRSEFHVSGKEYGLLSEDDNGVLSFQGTRYLGFERKKVSISGGEEYQDDYK comes from the coding sequence ATGGTTGATCCATATCAAATGAGTACTGGTGGAGACCCTATGTTTCAGTTTGTACCAATTTTTATTGGCATTATTTTTGTGATTGTTATCGGTAGTATCTTGATTTCGGTTTTCAAGGGCGTTGGGGAGTGGCAGAAAAATGAGCAATCTCCAAGGCTAAGTGTACCTGCTGTTGTTACATCAAAACGGATGGATGTTACGAAAAGGTCCAATATGCATCATCACAACGATACCCATCATCACCATTCTTCCAGCACCCATACAAAGTATTTTGTGACGTTCGAGTTTGAAAGTGGAGACCGTTCGGAGTTTCATGTTTCTGGTAAGGAGTATGGTTTACTCTCCGAAGATGACAATGGAGTATTAAGTTTTCAGGGGACGCGATATTTAGGCTTTGAGAGGAAAAAAGTGAGTATTTCGGGAGGAGAGGAGTATCAAGATGACTACAAGTGA
- a CDS encoding ClbS/DfsB family four-helix bundle protein, whose amino-acid sequence MTTSEKDILLMNSDQNFHRLLEIIESVPSRKRGLSIETLERDKNFRDVVMHLYEWHAMLERWYREGMNGDTPFMPAPGYKWRNIGLLNMRTWENYQDVTLNQAIKKLKLSHERVMDLIRLHTNGEIMTKKHYKWTKTSNLYSYFAANTSDHYIWAIKKCEVIEKSIKGGEEKQFVD is encoded by the coding sequence ATGACTACAAGTGAAAAAGACATTCTACTGATGAATAGTGACCAAAACTTTCATAGATTACTTGAAATTATTGAATCCGTACCTAGTAGAAAAAGAGGCCTTTCCATTGAAACGCTAGAAAGAGATAAGAATTTCCGTGATGTAGTCATGCACTTGTATGAATGGCATGCCATGCTGGAGAGATGGTATAGAGAAGGAATGAATGGGGATACCCCATTTATGCCAGCACCAGGTTATAAGTGGCGTAATATCGGGCTACTCAATATGCGAACATGGGAAAACTACCAAGATGTAACATTAAATCAAGCGATAAAGAAATTAAAGTTAAGTCATGAGAGAGTAATGGACCTGATTAGATTACATACCAATGGAGAAATCATGACAAAAAAACACTATAAATGGACAAAAACAAGTAATCTATACAGCTATTTTGCAGCAAACACTTCCGACCATTACATTTGGGCGATAAAAAAATGTGAGGTTATTGAGAAGTCAATCAAAGGAGGGGAAGAGAAGCAGTTTGTAGACTAA
- a CDS encoding GNAT family N-acetyltransferase, whose product MKINMKEFYVRNLRYIIRSANEKDAKDLAEIRVQIDGESENMDREKGEGYIDELGFKQLIKIDNETSHNLFLVCEMNGSVIGFSRCEGNQLKRMAHKAEFGVGVLKDFWGYGIGTNLLKETITWADTNDMMKLTLSVLETNEKAIMLYKNYGFQEEGVLKKDKLLSDGKYYNTVLMARFKE is encoded by the coding sequence ATGAAGATTAATATGAAGGAATTTTATGTTCGTAATTTACGTTATATTATAAGATCAGCTAACGAGAAAGATGCAAAGGATTTGGCTGAAATAAGAGTGCAAATAGATGGCGAATCGGAAAATATGGATAGAGAAAAAGGCGAAGGATACATAGATGAGTTAGGATTCAAACAATTGATTAAGATAGATAATGAAACTTCACATAATCTTTTCTTAGTTTGCGAAATGAATGGAAGCGTTATTGGGTTTTCAAGGTGTGAAGGCAATCAGTTGAAAAGGATGGCTCATAAAGCTGAGTTTGGTGTTGGTGTTTTAAAGGATTTTTGGGGATATGGCATTGGTACCAATTTATTAAAAGAAACAATAACATGGGCTGACACGAACGACATGATGAAATTGACGCTGAGTGTGCTTGAAACCAATGAAAAAGCAATAATGCTATATAAGAATTATGGTTTCCAGGAAGAAGGAGTATTAAAAAAAGATAAACTGCTTTCAGATGGAAAATATTATAATACGGTATTAATGGCAAGGTTCAAGGAATAA
- a CDS encoding MBL fold metallo-hydrolase encodes MLNKVTPAVYYLSNDDSKERPTLGLVCGDKFSLIIDSGNSVQHAQDFLKEIEALNVPPVKYLVVTHGHWDHILGMNEFGATIIVNSLTNQILEEWQNYSFDDESLQKYVESNKMSSKCMEIIKNEIPFRDSFKLNAADIIFEKSLTIDLGNKLCVLETIKSTHSDDSTIVYVPDDKVLFLGDSAYGTTTNSLFHYKQSLLLPMIEEIQKYDTTSFILGHESLCDVEEMNLYWKELISTSKARDSTSLDRAIECFERENNRTPNSNEDFFLKAFVNDQIIRSQQS; translated from the coding sequence ATGCTAAATAAAGTTACGCCGGCTGTTTATTATTTATCAAATGACGATAGTAAAGAAAGACCAACTTTGGGGTTGGTTTGTGGAGATAAATTCAGTCTTATCATAGACTCTGGAAATTCAGTCCAGCATGCACAAGATTTTTTAAAGGAAATAGAGGCTCTAAATGTGCCTCCGGTAAAATATTTGGTTGTGACCCATGGGCATTGGGACCATATCTTAGGGATGAACGAATTTGGGGCTACCATCATCGTTAATAGCCTTACCAATCAAATACTAGAAGAGTGGCAAAACTATTCTTTTGATGATGAATCCCTTCAGAAGTATGTCGAGTCTAATAAAATGTCTTCTAAATGTATGGAAATCATAAAAAATGAAATACCTTTCAGAGACTCGTTTAAGTTAAACGCTGCCGATATAATTTTTGAAAAATCCTTAACGATTGACCTAGGAAACAAGCTTTGTGTGTTGGAAACTATAAAGAGCACGCACAGTGATGATTCAACCATTGTTTATGTTCCTGACGATAAAGTCCTTTTTTTAGGTGATAGTGCATACGGAACAACCACAAATTCTTTATTCCATTATAAACAATCGCTACTATTGCCTATGATCGAAGAGATTCAAAAGTATGATACCACTTCCTTCATACTTGGACATGAATCGCTTTGTGACGTAGAAGAAATGAATCTGTACTGGAAGGAACTTATTTCTACCAGCAAAGCCAGAGATTCTACCTCTTTAGATAGAGCCATTGAATGTTTTGAGAGGGAGAATAATAGAACTCCCAATTCAAATGAAGATTTCTTTTTGAAAGCCTTTGTGAATGATCAAATAATTAGATCACAGCAGAGTTAA
- a CDS encoding GNAT family N-acetyltransferase — protein MTYKFEIMTQAQAEEIAHNWHYDGEYSFYDMVADEEDLAEFLDCKARDNSMFAVMMDTELIGFFSVSQAAANVYDIGLGMRPDLTGNGRGTEFLHVGMEFVQARFTVDKFTLSVATFNQRAIKVYRKVGFRDMDTFMQDTNGDTYEFLRMVYECE, from the coding sequence ATGACTTATAAGTTTGAAATTATGACTCAGGCACAAGCGGAAGAGATTGCTCATAACTGGCACTATGATGGAGAATATTCTTTTTATGATATGGTAGCGGATGAAGAAGACTTAGCGGAATTTCTGGATTGTAAAGCAAGAGATAACTCTATGTTTGCGGTAATGATGGACACTGAGTTGATTGGTTTCTTCAGTGTGAGCCAAGCTGCTGCTAATGTATACGATATAGGATTAGGAATGAGACCGGATTTAACTGGTAATGGCAGAGGGACGGAATTTCTACATGTCGGTATGGAGTTTGTCCAAGCAAGATTTACAGTAGATAAATTTACGTTATCCGTGGCAACTTTCAATCAAAGAGCGATAAAAGTATATAGAAAAGTAGGGTTTAGGGATATGGATACTTTTATGCAGGATACTAATGGGGATACATATGAGTTTTTGAGGATGGTGTATGAGTGTGAGTAA
- a CDS encoding GIY-YIG nuclease family protein — MFKKIKEWFHLERSLEEKKRLLIELEQTLNQKEQLVESIKLEAKASIQSELDLLVQQRVAADSKLSETMDNLSSVEKKVTKLTNAAKKFKADSVGIKTLIDKFPNAVNYDLIAEELSILESALGEGVLETLVQLNLHHQDSKLLKKEMTANNREITKLLKAYEGRYNTKANKTIYHLMVIGLKAELQNILHKLKYTNLTQMESEAKALIDKYLTICGEGNASILPTITKFLTELEPLFYNAIQIEYKYYVQKEKEKEEQRLIREQMKLEAEERRILEEEKKKLEKEAEKYQQELAKNRELLEKEADPEKRMALAERLEELTQQVNQLEEQKEEIVKRANGRAGYVYVISNLGSFGNQMFKVGMTRRLNPQDRIDELGNASVPFRFDIHAMVFSDNAVGLEQAIHERLAEKRVNKINLRKEFFYADVASLQELVQDIDPTVEFTTTLLAEEYRQSQSIQEEALHVV; from the coding sequence ATGTTTAAAAAAATTAAAGAATGGTTTCATTTAGAACGTTCACTAGAGGAAAAAAAGCGCCTTTTAATAGAATTAGAACAAACACTAAATCAAAAAGAGCAGTTGGTGGAATCTATTAAGCTAGAAGCAAAGGCTTCTATTCAATCTGAGTTGGATTTATTAGTGCAACAAAGGGTTGCCGCTGACTCAAAGCTTTCTGAAACCATGGATAATCTTAGTTCCGTTGAAAAGAAAGTTACGAAGCTAACAAACGCTGCGAAAAAATTTAAAGCAGATAGCGTAGGAATTAAAACACTAATAGATAAGTTTCCAAATGCAGTAAACTACGATTTAATTGCAGAAGAATTATCAATTCTAGAGAGTGCCTTAGGAGAAGGAGTTCTAGAAACATTAGTACAGTTAAATTTGCACCATCAAGATTCTAAGTTATTAAAGAAAGAAATGACAGCCAACAACCGTGAAATTACAAAGCTTCTAAAAGCATATGAAGGAAGATATAATACGAAAGCAAATAAAACCATCTACCACTTGATGGTCATTGGGCTTAAAGCAGAATTACAAAATATACTGCATAAATTAAAATACACTAACTTAACCCAGATGGAGTCTGAGGCAAAAGCTTTAATTGATAAATACTTAACCATTTGCGGGGAAGGAAATGCGAGTATTCTTCCAACTATCACAAAGTTCCTAACCGAATTAGAACCCTTATTCTATAATGCAATTCAAATAGAATATAAGTATTATGTGCAAAAAGAAAAAGAAAAAGAAGAGCAACGTTTGATTAGAGAACAAATGAAACTAGAAGCAGAAGAGCGCCGTATATTAGAAGAAGAAAAGAAAAAATTAGAGAAAGAAGCAGAAAAATATCAACAAGAGTTAGCTAAAAATCGAGAGTTATTAGAGAAAGAAGCTGACCCTGAAAAACGAATGGCTCTAGCGGAGCGATTAGAAGAATTAACACAACAAGTAAACCAACTTGAGGAGCAAAAAGAGGAAATTGTAAAACGAGCAAATGGTCGTGCTGGTTATGTCTATGTAATTTCCAATCTCGGTTCTTTTGGGAATCAAATGTTTAAAGTGGGTATGACCCGCCGTTTAAATCCGCAAGACCGAATAGATGAATTAGGAAATGCATCTGTCCCGTTCAGATTTGACATCCACGCCATGGTATTTAGTGATAATGCAGTAGGCTTGGAGCAAGCAATACATGAGCGACTAGCAGAAAAGCGAGTAAATAAAATCAACTTAAGAAAAGAATTCTTTTATGCAGATGTGGCAAGTTTACAAGAGTTGGTACAAGATATTGATCCAACAGTTGAGTTTACAACCACCTTGCTTGCCGAAGAGTATCGCCAAAGCCAAAGTATTCAAGAGGAAGCCCTGCATGTAGTTTAA